The segment ACAAAAGGTACTAAGCAGAAGTTAAACCTGCCTCTTTGAAGGATTAATTTAAACTTCAATTTAGTCCTTAGAGTAGCTCTAATCCTCCATCTTGCAATTGGCTTAGTTTAATCCAGAACAGGCTAAATCTACGACTATTTTACGATAAATCTGTGCAAGTCGCTTTGAGTTAAGACAGCTCAAACAGGCATTTTAGTCTGGGACTAAGTAGGCTTAAGCTTTGTCTGTGAAACCGGCTCatagatggtttaatgagagatCACCTCATGTTGAGCCGGTGCTCAATTTTGGTTGCAATTGACCCAATGTTTTCAGTTTTCACTTCCACAAAGAAAGTAcaacaatatacagtacatactgtggCAATATTGAAAACACGTATATACAGTTTCCATAATGATGAGGCACCACAATAGGATTTAAACAGTTACAGTATATTTAAACACAGAATGTCACATCATACATTTTTTTGTGATTTATGTTATTAAGATAAGGGCCATCTGTGCAATAACAACAGTAAAGCATAAAAGGAACAAGTAGGCAGAGGTTTTCAGtgtaacacatacagtaccagtcaaaagtgtggacacgcctactcattcaagggtttttctttatttttactattttctacattgtagaatattagtgaagatatcaaaacgatgaaataacacatatggaatcatgtagtaaccaaaaaagtgttaaacaaatcaaatattttatatttgattcttcaatgtagccaccctttgcttgatgacagcgttgcaaactcttggcattctctcaaccagcttcatgaggttgtcacctggaatgcctttccaatagtcttgaaggagttcctacatatgctgagcacttgttggctacttttccttcactttgcggtccaactcataccaaaccatctcaaatgggttgaggtcgggtgattgtggaagccaagtcatctgatgcagcactcctccactctccttcttggtcaaatatcccttacacagcctggaggtgtgttttgggtcattgtcctgttgaaaaacaaatgatagtcccactaagtgcgaaccagatgggatggcgtatcgctgcagaatgctgtggtagcaatactggttaaatgtgccttgaattctaaataaatcacagagtggcaccagcaaagcacccccacaccatcacaccacctcctccatgcttcacggtgggaaccacacatgcagagatcatcagttcacctactctccgtctcacaaagacacgggattggaaccaaaaatgtctaatttggactcatcagaccaaaggatagatttccaccgatctaatgtccactgctcgtgtttcttggcccaagcaagtctcttcttattattggtatcctttagtagtgatttctttgcagcaattcaaccatgaaggcctgattcatgcagtctcctctgaacagttgatgttgagatgtgtcggttacttgaactctgaagcatttaattataaatattatagtttaatgtaAACCTCAACTAGTATACCATTTTTATGATTTATGGACAAATTACAGCAACATATTTTGTGTTTTATTCATGTGAAATGAGGTTTtcctaaatataaaaaaatataaaaaatgaccTGAGAATTTAATCCGAAAGCATTTCAGTAAAGGGAATTTGGggtaaaaaaattacaaaattcTGGGGAAAATGTCAAATGGATTTAAAATAagacactttcccaaaaactagACATCTTAGTCCTCTGAATGATAGTTGATTTTGCAGATGCAACATGGTTTTGTAACTCAATTTTctacatacattttaaaacagTTTTCATGTAAATGACCCATTTGAAGATGCCATATACAAATTGTGAATCCTATGCACCTAAAGTTATTGTGCAAAAGCAATAGGCAACATTAAGAGAAGCTCTGAAAGGAACTTTCAAGAATATTGTGATTCAAATGTCTTGACATCACAGCTCATCACAGTAGTTCATAGTTCAGTTCAAGGGTTCTGTCTAATAGTagtcaggaaaacacacagctcaTAGTCAAGGAAGTCAACAGTCCGTTAGGAATGAATGCTACATTTAAATGAACACACGTACGTAGGTACTGTAGCAAAGGAGGCTGCCGAGGGGAGAACacctcataataatgtctgggacagaaaacacatggaaaccatgttattgataccattccacttctgccattaccatgagcccatctccccaattaaggtgctaccaaccccctgtgtactgtaggtaggtggcagaggaggctggtgggatgagctataggaggacaggctcattgttatggctggaatggaagaaatggaacagagtcaaacgtggtttccatatgtttaaaaaaaaatcttatttacaatgacagcctactggggaacagtggtttaactgcctttttcaggggtataacgacagattttgaccttgtcagctcggggattcaatccagcaacattTCGGTgtctggcccaaagctctaaccactaggctacctgccacccctgttTGATGTggttgataccgttccatttattctattccagccattacaatgagccggtcctcctatagctccttccaccagcctcctctggtaggtaggtaggtaggtaggtatagtTGTAGTGACAACAAGTTATCCGGAAAATCTAGACATAGTTAGTTATAAAATGTATAATTTCAAAAAATAATTCACTTGCAGACGTCTTTGGTGGTGAGCTGGTAAATTGTTTTACAATGTGTACTGTAGTATAAAatatgattggtggagtgatcaAAATACATGATTAGTGTGTCTATAGCAACAGTTCTGGATCCCAAAGCTATTCAATCACATGACCATCATTTGTCCATCCCAAACCACCCTTCACAGTTCCTATAGCCTATAGACAGGCCCTGTGGGAGGGATCTTGAGCTGGACTGTCCTATCATCTTTTAAAACAAAGTCACAGTGTCCTCTCATTGGTGGATGGGACTGTCAGTCAGTCTCGTCCTGCGAGCCAACAAAGAAGCAGATCTGTCGTGGGGAGGGGCTGGGCATGAGGGGGCTGGTGCGGCGGTGGGAAGAGGGGGCGGTGGGGATGTTCCAGTATTGGCTTTGGAGGtcaagagcagagagagcgaaCCCGGAGAGATGACCGTTTCTCTCCCTGTGTCCGTCACTGTCCAGGGGTAGGGGCAGGCTCATGCAATTCCTCAGGGAACCATCACTGCAAAAAGAAAAACACACAAGGCCATTAGactttattcatactgtatgacaAACATCCAAATCTACAAGTAGACTCCATCCATCCataatataacccagtagtagtaacTCCATGTCTCTCACCTGGTTATGTCTGCTGTTGCTCCTCTCCAGGTCTGTCTGTATACGCTCCCAGCCACATCCCCAGCCACCCCAGCTAGCCAACGCATATCTGCAGGCACCTCTGGAATCCACTCCACAAACCTTGAGTACAGGAGAGGGACAAGAAGGGTCAATGTACTGTGATGTACCACCAAGTGGGGGGGCCAGTTCTCAACAATTCCTGTGGTCGATTGACTTGCCAACTAGGTGGAGTCCCTGTGCAGCACATTCAAATTGATTGTATTTAGTAGGAAACCTGTTTGTATTCCTAGTCTGTTTGCGTTCACAGTGTTATTTGGTTGCTGTGGTGGGCTAGTGACTACTTTAAAGACTACTTTGTTGTCAGTGGTTGCTGTCAGGGCTAGTTTGAAGGTATTGGCTGCTGTATGCTAAAGGCTAGTTATGCTAAAGGCTAGTTATGCTAAAGGCTAGTTATGCTAAAGGATAGTTATGCTAAAGGATAGTTATGCTAAAGAATAGTTATGCTAAAGGATAATTATGCTAAAGGCTAGTTCAGGGCTTTTTAGAAGCTGACTTGTTTGCATTAATGTTGTCATTGGTTGCTGTTTGAGCTACTGTGACTGCTTTGAGTTCATTGAGGGCTTGTTAGTTTGTGGTAGGTAGCACTAGTAGTGGTATACGATGTAGTCTTACCTCTTGCCcactgagtaggctgataccACAGGTAGTGTGCAGGGCAGGAGCATGTAGGAGGCCACTCTGACCGGCAGCATCTCGGACACCTGAGCATACAGACCCGGCTTCTGTTGGCACGCCTCACAGAACACTACAGTCATAGAGACCCAATATGTCACACTTCGCTGACACGGGCACAGCCTCAGATGACTTTCAGATACACACAACAACCACACGTCACTGACAACAGCGCAGCGACAACACAACGTTAATGTCAGTGTTATAACTAGATAACAACAGTTTCTAACAGCTTTGAGCAGAAAAGCTCCTATCTACCTTTTTTGATTTGGGTAGGCAGGTTGTCAACAATCTGCTCATCCAGCCACCAGTGCCGCTTCCTCAGGAGGCGGAGCCGGCGGAGCATCCAGTCCTTAGTGGTTTCCGTGGCGGTGGGCTTGCAGCAGCAGGTGTGTATGGCTTCTGATAGGTTGGGGCCGGCAGTCGGACACTCCAGCTTCAGCAGATCTGACATCATAAACAATACATTCATCATCTTTGTAACACAGCATCAAAATTTTACCCCATAAATAAGTGCTGGTTTACTCCATACTTCATGTTGAACACTGTACATCATTGATGCtcactgcatgtactgtatatcacaGTAGCTTATGATCTTTGCACAGCCCACTATTACTGTCAAAGGCAAGTAATACTCACGGTTCTCCTCAAGAAAGCGAAGGGCGTCCTTGTAGCCACTCTGGCATATCTCTGCCATGACCTGTCAAAGAAAACACATAGATCATACCGATTGAGGTAGGGGACCATATGCAAGAGGTCAATTGAATAAATATAAGACATACTCATAATCAAATCACAGGATCATTGGGACTCAGATATACCCACCCACACACGATACAGAGCATGATCTCACATTATGTAATTAGTTATAACTATCACTACCATTGACTGATTAGCAATCATGTTATCGCTGACAGTTAACAACCGTATTAAACAAGTACAGCTGTTTATAACCACATAAAACAGAGGGGAATGACTAATATCAGCCAGAACTCTCCTGTGCAACAGGCTCCTGTATTTTTGAATGGACAACAATCCAGGAAGTGTTTGACTAGGGGTGAAAGGTCAACGTGGCAGAGTTCTTTCTGTTCTCTGGCTACTCCTTATTCTGTGTTCCTACAAGAACAAAGCAACAGGGAGAGAGGTATCTGGACAGCTAGCTTCACAGTGGCACTACATATGTGTGAATTTAGTCAGGGTAGGTTAAACACTATTACACGTGAGGGAAAAGGTAGGGTGGAGTCTTctatgtgtgtgtccgtgcatgcCATGTGTAAACACTATGTCAAAGGTGGCAGAGTCAAGTGAAACACACACTTCCTTTTCTAAGTAGGGCCTCTGCACATGACTCTGTCGGTGGGATTGGGTTTAATCCCAAAATTCCAGTTACAACATTCCAGGTACACATGAAGGGAAAAGACGGTGGCAGATCTTGGATTGCAGCAACAATAATAACAGAGCGAAAACTGAACCAAGAGACACAGATTAACCTCAAAGAGGGCAAAGTTCACCTGACGCTAAAAGTTGACTCCCATGTTATTATCCAGACACTGAAGAAGAATGTGCAATACAGGAAATGTAATTCAACAAGGACAGAAGCCAATAATGTCCTGCCAGTATTGATCACTGTGGAGTTAGAGAGGAACAGGGGAGGGCAAAGTTCAGATAGGAAGTATGGGGGGTAAGGGTAGGAGTCCAAAGAGGAGACAGGGTAAGGGGTGAAATGGGGGAGTTGGGGTTATATAATCAGGGAATAGGATAGTGGAAGTTCAGGGGCCCAGTCTCCCATACCAGACTACTACGCTCTCCCACAGAAATGTATAGAATGTTTAGACTATTTCAAGGGTACCTAAATAAGGATTTCATAacacataacccatacataaagCTTCTATTTACAAGTAGTCCTAAACAACCCATCTGATGAATGGGACTAAGGGGCATCCTGATCCTCTATCCTACCTTTGGGAACAGGGCCTACATAAGGACTTCATAACACATTCCCAGGGCCATGCATAACGCATTGGTAAGCAGTCATAGCGGTCGACCTACCTTGGGTTCTGGAGGGAACAGGGCATTGCTGAGGCGGTACATATTGTCCAGGTTAATCTGGATGGAGGTGTTGGTGAAGCGCAGCTCGTGGAAGTTGAAGGAGGTGTCCCGTGGACAGATGTCGCTCTCGCCGGAGAACGGAGAGATgctgatggtgttcttcagctctGACTGAGGAAGGTTGTCACTGATTCCCCCATCCACGTAACgctacagagagaagaggggggagacagggaggagggagagagagagaaaaagtgagaaTAATTGGGTGTTTTTGGACCCATGCACAACTATAAACAAGCCGTATCTGTTTGATTATTTCCAAGACCACAGCCTTTCCACAGAACCACACCCCAGGCATACTGTAGTCCGGACGTCTCAGGGCTGACAGAGATGACTGTTCTATTTatatattataaatatttgtTGTTGACTTCCTCTGCCTATCTTCTGCTAAAAAATATGTAATTTATGACCCAACTCGGTTATCACTGAAATCTAATATGATACGAAACAACATATTCAAGGAAACATTCCCCTCTTGAGGGCATATTAGGCATGTCAGATTTCCCCTTAGCCAGCTTCTCCACACTGCCAACTCATGACCAAACAATCTGACATTACTATTTGGAGAATTAATAAATTTTTACACCAGTCTCATGTAATTATCCGATGCAGCTCCATTTCAAGTTCCAATGCTACCCTCTAACATTTCAAAATGAATTCCTATTTTCCAGTGTAAAACGCTGAGAACATCTGAGGGGAAAAAAGGATAGCAGTGCCAGTTCCTAAGCATGATCAAGACTCAACTTGGCAGTGAGTTTAGCAAAGAGAGTTCAGGGCTGAGGGCAAAGAATGCACTATATTTCCTTGTTCAGAGTGCAAAGCCAACCGTTACGAGTCCAGTGATGAAATCTAGTTTAAATGAAACTTCATCACTTTCACAAGAAACTTAAATAAATAGTATGCACATTATTCTGAAAAAGTACATGCTCCGTCAAAAGCAGAAAGTTCAACTTCATGCCCTCAGATATGCTGTTTATAAGTCATTTATGACTGTTCTATATATTTGTCATAATAGACCCAGTGCatacatctatatatatatatatatatatatagatggtgCATACTTCTATATAGAGAcatggtgtcacaccctgatctgtttcacctgtctttgtgcttgtctacacccccccaggtgtcgcccatctatcccattatcccctgggtatttacacctgtgttctctgtttgtctgttgccagtttgttttgttcgtagaacctaccagcgtttttcccctCGCTCCTGTCTTGTCTTAGTCTTGTCTTCCTT is part of the Salvelinus fontinalis isolate EN_2023a chromosome 39, ASM2944872v1, whole genome shotgun sequence genome and harbors:
- the pnpla3 gene encoding patatin-like phospholipase domain containing 3, whose protein sequence is MCFLLSMAWLGRDSARAKYSLTFRLQPITSSQRCNLMRSWNARASCSASAPARCGGVCACSLVSVAGRGMPSSIHEAFKLMQVLAKDCPPGMFDLTKEWNLSFAGCGFLGIYHIGVASCLLEQAPYLIKGATKIYGASAGALTATVLASQASIAKCCEDVIETAKEARKRNLGPLHPSFNLVKVIRSGLERDLPTDAHTLASGRLCVSLTRVSDGQNVIVSEFKSKEELIQALVCSCFIPIYCGLIPPSFQGVRYVDGGISDNLPQSELKNTISISPFSGESDICPRDTSFNFHELRFTNTSIQINLDNMYRLSNALFPPEPKVMAEICQSGYKDALRFLEENHLLKLECPTAGPNLSEAIHTCCCKPTATETTKDWMLRRLRLLRKRHWWLDEQIVDNLPTQIKKVFCEACQQKPGLYAQVSEMLPVRVASYMLLPCTLPVVSAYSVGKRFVEWIPEVPADMRWLAGVAGDVAGSVYRQTWRGATADITSDGSLRNCMSLPLPLDSDGHRERNGHLSGFALSALDLQSQYWNIPTAPSSHRRTSPLMPSPSPRQICFFVGSQDETD